A genomic stretch from Sulfobacillus thermosulfidooxidans includes:
- a CDS encoding DUF763 domain-containing protein, whose translation MPKVGTAIAPLHGGHCPPWLFQKMTQLSAAIVEAIIVEFGAAEVLRRFADPVWFQAFGAVIGFDWHSSGLTTVGLGALKEGLSQKQRELGLFIVGGKGNTARQTPQEIDNIGEWAALTQNISHLKDTSRLVAKVDNALVQDGYQLYHHVMIFTADGQWTVIQQGMNEQAQSARRYHWLSETVKSFTVEPHQGIVGRKVPHVLNLTEKDNVSIQHASLQLTRQPEEVLLALRSLGVNHGEKELIMPSHHDIPRAQYLNKSLNAIYQRDPKTYQDLIMTPGVGAQTLKALAMVAEIIFGSPLTYQDPVRYSFAHGGKDGIPYPVNRHDYNHSLQILEEALNKARIDDRTKFASLRRLAQWDKPVTT comes from the coding sequence ATGCCCAAAGTCGGGACGGCCATTGCGCCCCTCCATGGAGGACATTGTCCGCCATGGCTGTTTCAAAAAATGACTCAATTAAGCGCCGCCATTGTTGAGGCTATTATTGTGGAATTTGGCGCTGCCGAGGTTTTGCGCCGGTTTGCCGACCCGGTATGGTTCCAAGCTTTTGGGGCCGTTATCGGCTTTGATTGGCATTCCTCAGGGCTCACGACCGTAGGACTCGGCGCTTTAAAAGAAGGATTATCTCAAAAGCAGCGCGAATTAGGCTTGTTTATTGTCGGTGGCAAAGGCAATACGGCCCGCCAGACCCCGCAGGAAATTGATAACATCGGCGAATGGGCCGCGCTCACCCAGAACATTAGCCACTTAAAGGATACGAGCCGTTTGGTGGCTAAAGTGGATAATGCTTTAGTCCAGGACGGCTATCAACTCTACCACCACGTGATGATATTCACCGCTGATGGGCAGTGGACGGTGATTCAACAAGGCATGAATGAGCAAGCACAAAGTGCCCGCCGCTATCACTGGCTGAGTGAAACCGTGAAGAGCTTTACGGTGGAACCCCACCAAGGCATTGTAGGTCGCAAAGTTCCCCATGTTTTAAATTTAACCGAAAAAGACAATGTGTCCATCCAACATGCCTCCTTGCAATTAACACGCCAACCAGAGGAAGTTCTGCTTGCGTTGCGCTCTTTAGGTGTGAATCACGGCGAAAAAGAGTTGATTATGCCGAGTCATCATGATATTCCTCGTGCCCAATATCTCAATAAATCCTTGAATGCGATTTACCAGCGTGATCCCAAGACCTACCAGGATCTGATCATGACGCCAGGTGTGGGTGCCCAGACCCTAAAAGCCCTGGCCATGGTTGCTGAAATTATTTTTGGCTCTCCCCTAACTTACCAGGATCCCGTCCGTTACAGCTTCGCGCATGGGGGAAAAGACGGGATTCCCTATCCGGTCAATCGTCATGACTACAATCATTCCTTGCAAATTTTAGAAGAAGCTTTGAACAAAGCGCGCATTGATGACCGGACCAAATTCGCCAGTCTGCGCCGTTTAGCCCAGTGGGATAAACCCGTGACAACCTAA
- a CDS encoding DNA-3-methyladenine glycosylase, with amino-acid sequence MTTLTSTQYPWNGQVNQEFFEQPTYDLARRLLGMICVHDTPLGRTAGRIIEVEMYKGPADKAAHSYGGKMTERTRVMYGPPGHAYVYFIYGMHYCLNVVSGPVGYPEAILIRALEPVEGLDLMAKRRQIPQLGSMRQICQLTNGPGKLAQALGITREHYGLPLYDSPLTLYHDQDPLPPSRIAAGPRINVSYAEEAANFPWRFWIVDHPCLSVKAPAQKTKT; translated from the coding sequence ATGACTACGCTCACATCAACGCAATATCCTTGGAATGGACAAGTTAATCAGGAATTTTTTGAACAACCCACATATGATTTAGCCAGGCGATTACTGGGAATGATCTGTGTTCATGATACCCCTTTAGGACGGACAGCCGGCCGCATTATTGAAGTCGAAATGTATAAAGGTCCAGCGGATAAAGCGGCTCATAGTTACGGGGGCAAAATGACGGAAAGGACCCGTGTCATGTATGGTCCCCCGGGGCATGCCTATGTCTATTTCATTTATGGTATGCACTATTGCCTTAACGTCGTTAGTGGGCCAGTGGGTTATCCCGAAGCGATTTTAATTCGGGCGTTGGAACCGGTAGAAGGACTTGATTTAATGGCCAAACGGCGTCAGATTCCCCAGCTGGGATCTATGCGCCAAATTTGTCAATTGACCAATGGCCCAGGAAAATTAGCTCAGGCGCTGGGCATTACCCGTGAGCATTATGGTTTGCCCTTATATGACTCACCGCTGACCCTTTACCACGATCAAGACCCGCTGCCTCCGTCACGGATTGCAGCGGGTCCGAGGATCAATGTCAGTTATGCGGAAGAAGCAGCGAATTTTCCTTGGCGTTTTTGGATTGTCGATCATCCGTGCCTATCGGTCAAAGCACCTGCTCAAAAAACAAAGACTTGA
- the serA gene encoding phosphoglycerate dehydrogenase, with protein sequence MTRPRILITETLGQEGIDMLREVADVDAYDLLPKEQLPEILGNYDAVIIRSAHRLPREVLMNRPRLKVVARAGSGVDNVDLKACTEFGIAVVNAPGANAIAAAEQAFGHMLTILRNIHLGDAHVREGGWNRKKFLGGELHDRRLGIIGFGKVGREAARIAHGFRMTVYAYDPFVSDEIFQAHNVTRIDSLEELMPVSDILTLHTPKSGPQIGMDLLSRLPKGAIVVNVARGGMIDEAALAELLDMGHLLGVGLDVFSQEPPPKDFPLFRHPRAVLTPHLGGSTQEAMTGVAVMTAKGVIAALQGQTPPNIVNVPVPPLTPDEFGILDEGARVVGRIFAQMNKTLTVPLVLTLKGPIAKNAIPWLKQTVIAAVLSEQLDGRVNAVNALIKAEEQGLKLLVEEAGPNQAPALSLRLEGHAETTTEVVLDNHVPRLRRINGIAMDLPWPKNALMTVHNDAPGVVGKVGTLVGQYNINIGNLHLGRDEKAHQALMILSLDQTAPEELVHDLKQIPEIRQVFVF encoded by the coding sequence ATGACTCGTCCACGCATTTTGATTACAGAAACACTCGGTCAAGAAGGCATAGACATGTTACGCGAAGTTGCGGATGTCGATGCCTATGATCTCCTTCCCAAAGAACAATTGCCTGAAATTCTCGGAAATTATGATGCCGTGATCATTCGAAGTGCACACCGGCTGCCCCGGGAAGTGCTAATGAACCGTCCTCGCCTAAAAGTCGTTGCCCGGGCCGGTTCCGGCGTTGACAACGTCGATTTGAAAGCTTGTACGGAATTTGGTATCGCCGTCGTTAATGCTCCCGGAGCTAATGCGATTGCAGCGGCCGAACAAGCTTTTGGGCACATGCTCACAATTCTTCGCAATATCCATTTGGGAGATGCGCATGTACGCGAAGGCGGCTGGAACCGCAAAAAGTTTTTGGGAGGAGAACTCCATGACCGCCGTCTCGGAATTATTGGCTTCGGCAAAGTGGGTCGGGAAGCGGCTAGAATTGCTCACGGATTTCGGATGACGGTCTATGCTTATGATCCATTCGTGAGTGACGAAATTTTCCAAGCACATAATGTCACCCGCATTGATTCTCTGGAAGAACTTATGCCAGTGTCTGACATCTTAACGTTACACACTCCGAAATCGGGACCACAAATCGGAATGGACCTGCTTTCACGTTTGCCAAAAGGTGCTATTGTCGTTAATGTCGCCCGTGGGGGCATGATTGATGAAGCAGCCCTAGCAGAATTATTGGACATGGGACATCTTTTAGGGGTGGGCCTGGATGTCTTTAGTCAAGAACCGCCACCAAAAGATTTTCCGTTATTCCGCCATCCTCGAGCGGTTCTTACTCCACACTTGGGGGGAAGCACCCAAGAAGCAATGACCGGCGTGGCCGTTATGACGGCCAAAGGCGTTATTGCCGCCTTGCAAGGGCAAACTCCTCCCAATATCGTCAATGTGCCTGTTCCCCCTCTCACACCGGACGAATTTGGCATCTTGGATGAGGGGGCCCGCGTTGTCGGCCGGATTTTTGCTCAAATGAATAAAACGCTCACGGTCCCATTGGTTCTGACCTTAAAGGGACCAATAGCCAAAAACGCAATCCCTTGGCTCAAACAAACAGTCATTGCCGCTGTTTTGAGCGAGCAGTTAGATGGTCGTGTCAATGCTGTCAACGCGCTGATTAAAGCTGAAGAACAAGGCTTAAAACTGCTGGTCGAAGAAGCAGGCCCCAACCAAGCTCCGGCTTTGAGCCTCCGTCTCGAAGGACATGCAGAAACGACCACCGAGGTTGTCCTCGACAATCATGTTCCCCGTCTGCGCCGCATCAACGGCATTGCCATGGATTTGCCGTGGCCAAAAAACGCGCTAATGACGGTCCACAACGACGCACCTGGTGTTGTGGGTAAAGTCGGAACATTAGTGGGACAATACAATATCAATATTGGCAATTTGCATTTAGGCCGGGATGAAAAAGCTCACCAAGCACTGATGATATTATCCTTAGACCAAACAGCCCCTGAAGAATTGGTGCATGATCTCAAACAAATTCCGGAAATTCGTCAAGTCTTTGTTTTTTGA
- a CDS encoding pyridoxal-phosphate-dependent aminotransferase family protein — MLYPPQILLPGPTPVPPSVNLAMQQAMSDHRGSVFTKVKEHVLAQLQQLFDVGPDGGVAVIPTSGTGALEAAVQNFFLPGDKVIGVSTGTFGERFMEIAEKMGVHVRHIRVPYGQAFDPQHILETLSEERDIKAILVTHNETSTGVLNPVPQLAQALRTVNNAPLLIVDSISGVPSIPLKIQADHVDVIVAASQKGFMCPPGLGILALSARAKQEVLKDRPGRLFFDLQPYLNGQFPYTPAVSLWNGLEEALNLLEAEGEMPRLARHQLLSRMARAFGQASGMTPPVEEAIASPTVTALAAPKGITPVDFRNQAAKLGLQIAGAMGPWHHDYIRIGHVGAALPEQLFEGLATLAHLLPGGFDGVQAAWVTWHNAINVEEEAHA; from the coding sequence ATGTTATACCCGCCACAAATATTATTACCCGGACCCACTCCCGTTCCCCCCAGTGTGAATCTGGCCATGCAACAGGCGATGTCCGATCACCGGGGCAGTGTCTTCACCAAAGTCAAAGAGCACGTATTAGCCCAATTGCAACAACTGTTTGATGTGGGTCCAGATGGTGGCGTTGCCGTTATCCCCACCAGTGGAACAGGTGCGCTGGAAGCGGCTGTACAAAATTTCTTTTTGCCCGGCGATAAAGTCATTGGCGTGAGCACAGGCACTTTTGGCGAACGGTTTATGGAAATCGCCGAAAAAATGGGTGTACATGTGCGCCATATTCGCGTTCCTTATGGCCAAGCCTTTGACCCGCAGCATATTCTCGAAACCTTGAGCGAAGAACGTGACATCAAAGCCATTCTCGTGACCCACAATGAAACATCCACGGGCGTATTAAATCCCGTGCCACAGCTGGCTCAAGCACTCCGCACAGTCAATAATGCTCCCCTACTTATTGTTGACAGCATTTCAGGTGTTCCTTCTATTCCCTTAAAGATACAGGCTGATCATGTCGATGTCATTGTTGCCGCATCACAAAAAGGATTCATGTGCCCTCCCGGATTGGGCATTCTCGCGTTGTCAGCCCGCGCCAAACAGGAGGTTTTAAAAGATCGCCCAGGTCGCCTGTTTTTTGACTTACAACCTTATCTCAATGGCCAATTTCCCTATACCCCTGCAGTCTCTTTATGGAACGGATTGGAAGAGGCGTTAAATCTTCTCGAAGCCGAAGGCGAAATGCCACGGTTAGCACGGCACCAACTCTTAAGTCGCATGGCCCGTGCTTTTGGTCAGGCTTCTGGCATGACACCACCTGTTGAAGAAGCCATCGCGTCTCCAACGGTCACGGCATTAGCGGCTCCCAAGGGCATAACCCCCGTAGATTTCCGCAATCAGGCCGCGAAGCTTGGATTGCAAATCGCCGGTGCTATGGGACCATGGCATCATGATTACATTCGCATTGGTCATGTGGGTGCGGCATTACCGGAACAACTGTTTGAAGGCCTAGCCACGTTAGCCCACTTGTTACCGGGCGGCTTTGATGGAGTTCAGGCAGCTTGGGTGACATGGCATAACGCTATTAATGTTGAAGAGGAGGCACATGCATAA
- a CDS encoding sulfocyanin-like copper-binding protein: protein MKLGYVLSLSVLSLGLSGCGLFAGPPPQTVPSMVVPSPSHAKSQWMTVNEAAHSLSLTVIAGYQSHGFNLNGTQNGAMWITVPVHWHVTVHFTNDSGLSNSLAVVPGPTSNHVVFPGASTKDLTNGIPQGQSRVFSFTPMRTGHFRLASLVPGHEDSGMWAHFVVTNGGKPSLRF, encoded by the coding sequence ATGAAGTTAGGGTATGTTTTGTCATTAAGTGTCTTAAGTTTAGGTTTGTCAGGATGTGGATTGTTTGCTGGACCGCCCCCCCAGACAGTGCCTTCAATGGTAGTTCCTTCACCGTCCCATGCCAAAAGCCAATGGATGACGGTGAATGAGGCAGCACACTCGCTCAGTTTAACCGTTATTGCTGGCTATCAGAGTCATGGCTTTAATTTAAATGGTACCCAAAATGGTGCCATGTGGATTACTGTGCCCGTGCATTGGCATGTTACCGTACATTTTACTAATGATTCCGGGTTATCAAACTCTTTGGCCGTAGTACCGGGCCCGACCAGTAATCATGTCGTATTTCCGGGGGCTTCGACAAAGGATTTAACCAATGGTATTCCCCAAGGGCAGAGCCGAGTTTTCTCTTTTACGCCTATGCGTACAGGCCATTTTCGATTAGCAAGCTTGGTGCCAGGACACGAAGATTCGGGGATGTGGGCGCATTTTGTGGTGACGAATGGGGGCAAGCCCTCTTTGCGCTTCTAA
- a CDS encoding molybdopterin-containing oxidoreductase family protein, whose translation MTSARRVHGVCPHDCYDTCGLEITAQDNQVIRIQGDRNHPITQGFACLKINRYSERLHHPDRVRYPLRRSGPKGSGKFTRCTWDEAMTEIGQQLQHIIQNYGGEAVLPYSFSGNMGILSEASMDRRFFHAIGASRLARTICTASADAAWKWVYGSRIGPDPESIVYARFIMLWGTNPVATNIHQIPLLDKAVENGAELVVIDPVRTETADRYGSHIRLNPGTDAVLAMGIGRYMVDEKLYDAEFVGRYSVGLEAYRQFVEPWTLEKTALVTGISQDLIQHLARRMKNVQPLLIRTGYGVQRHQYGALAIWAISALSILTGSYRYPGGGHLMSNSEMFPINWDKLTRPDLLKGNPREINMLQLGNALSPALNPPIKALIVYNSNPAATAPDQSAVLRGLMREDLLTIVHEQMLTDTARYADWVLPAAMFPEILDVHTSYWHRYVQLNQPAITPPGEAVSNTEFFRRLAQSVGLGRESWALDSDEILIKQALDTDHPWLQGITWDSLQTKPVQKLRLSIEARPFIDFGWPKSGLRLDPLPFSRNAFKEFVGNIADNRYPLWLITPSRKNTIKSSFANINSLLVKEPVPTVYMHPQDMKIFNVSHGEKVELYNDQGSCQMVVHASERVSPGVLVSYAVRWNNDGNGKNVNQLTSQALSDYGGGSTFYNTRVSMRWCQQEESC comes from the coding sequence ATGACCAGTGCCCGAAGGGTACATGGAGTCTGTCCTCATGACTGTTATGATACATGCGGCCTCGAAATCACGGCGCAAGATAACCAGGTGATTCGCATTCAGGGAGATCGAAATCATCCCATTACACAAGGCTTTGCCTGTTTGAAGATTAACCGGTATTCAGAACGGCTCCATCATCCCGATCGGGTACGGTATCCCTTGCGACGATCCGGACCCAAAGGTTCAGGTAAGTTTACACGCTGCACATGGGATGAAGCCATGACGGAGATTGGCCAGCAATTACAGCATATTATTCAAAATTACGGGGGCGAAGCGGTTTTACCCTATAGTTTTTCAGGAAATATGGGGATTTTAAGTGAAGCATCTATGGACCGACGATTTTTCCATGCAATCGGGGCGAGCCGGCTTGCACGGACTATTTGCACGGCATCAGCCGATGCGGCCTGGAAATGGGTTTATGGTTCTCGCATTGGCCCTGATCCGGAAAGTATTGTCTACGCACGATTTATTATGTTATGGGGAACCAATCCGGTGGCCACCAATATCCATCAGATCCCCTTATTGGATAAGGCGGTGGAAAACGGAGCCGAGCTGGTTGTGATTGACCCGGTAAGGACCGAAACGGCAGACCGTTATGGCTCTCATATTCGTTTAAATCCCGGAACCGATGCGGTTTTGGCCATGGGCATAGGACGCTATATGGTGGATGAAAAACTCTATGATGCGGAGTTTGTGGGTCGTTATAGCGTGGGGCTAGAGGCCTACCGTCAATTTGTGGAACCATGGACTCTAGAGAAGACGGCGTTAGTCACCGGTATTTCTCAAGACTTAATTCAACACCTGGCCAGGAGGATGAAAAATGTTCAGCCCCTACTAATCCGAACGGGATACGGGGTTCAGCGCCATCAATACGGAGCCTTAGCCATATGGGCGATATCTGCGCTATCCATTTTAACCGGATCATATCGTTATCCAGGCGGAGGACATTTAATGTCCAATAGCGAAATGTTTCCCATCAATTGGGACAAACTCACGCGGCCGGATTTGCTGAAGGGAAATCCGCGGGAAATAAACATGTTGCAGTTAGGAAACGCCTTATCCCCTGCATTGAATCCGCCCATCAAAGCGTTGATTGTGTATAATTCCAATCCGGCTGCTACCGCTCCCGATCAATCGGCGGTATTGCGAGGTCTCATGCGTGAAGATTTATTAACCATAGTGCATGAACAGATGTTAACTGATACCGCCCGGTACGCTGACTGGGTGCTACCGGCGGCAATGTTTCCGGAAATTCTTGACGTGCACACCTCTTATTGGCATCGTTACGTTCAATTGAATCAACCGGCCATAACCCCACCTGGTGAAGCGGTATCAAATACAGAATTTTTCCGGCGTTTGGCACAATCTGTGGGATTAGGGCGAGAATCCTGGGCATTAGATTCCGATGAAATCTTAATCAAGCAGGCGCTAGACACGGATCATCCCTGGCTTCAAGGGATTACTTGGGATTCTTTGCAAACTAAGCCGGTGCAAAAACTCCGCCTGTCTATAGAGGCTCGGCCATTCATCGACTTTGGATGGCCTAAGTCGGGACTGCGTCTTGATCCTTTACCCTTTAGCAGGAACGCGTTTAAGGAATTTGTCGGGAATATAGCTGATAATCGCTACCCTTTGTGGCTTATTACCCCGTCACGAAAAAACACAATTAAGTCAAGCTTCGCTAATATCAACAGTCTTTTAGTGAAAGAGCCTGTGCCAACAGTCTATATGCATCCCCAGGACATGAAGATCTTTAATGTGAGCCATGGTGAAAAAGTGGAATTATATAATGACCAGGGATCGTGTCAAATGGTTGTTCATGCCAGTGAACGGGTATCACCGGGTGTTCTCGTGAGTTATGCCGTCCGGTGGAATAACGATGGGAACGGAAAGAATGTGAATCAACTAACGAGTCAAGCGTTGTCGGATTACGGTGGAGGCTCAACTTTTTATAATACGCGGGTAAGTATGAGATGGTGTCAACAGGAGGAGTCATGCTGA
- the ftcD gene encoding glutamate formimidoyltransferase produces the protein MLIESVPNFSEGRRPEVMAAIAEAARIDGVKVLGMEGDPDHNRSVLTVVGEPQALVEAVFRAAQVAVSHINLQHHHGTHPRMGAIDVVPFIPLQDATMEDAISTARKLGHLFAQELNIPVYLYEQAATKPERKNLADVRRGQFEGLSRRMVNDPPDFGPAHPHPTAGASAIGARLPLIAFNVFLTTTNMSVAKHVARAVRGSSGGLVGIKALAMNTVSHGQVQVSLNLVDYPKTPLPRVLEMIRQEAMRYGVSISHTELVGFMPAQAVLDTVRYYLQQPELRFDQILEWAIMKDSSLK, from the coding sequence ATGCTGATAGAATCGGTCCCAAATTTTTCTGAAGGACGTCGTCCTGAGGTGATGGCGGCCATAGCCGAGGCGGCGCGGATTGATGGGGTGAAAGTTTTAGGCATGGAGGGAGATCCCGATCATAACCGTTCCGTGCTTACGGTGGTTGGAGAACCCCAGGCGCTTGTTGAGGCGGTCTTTCGTGCGGCCCAAGTGGCCGTAAGTCACATAAATTTGCAACATCATCACGGAACCCATCCTCGTATGGGGGCCATTGACGTCGTGCCCTTTATTCCTTTGCAAGATGCTACCATGGAGGATGCAATAAGTACCGCACGAAAATTGGGGCACCTGTTTGCCCAAGAACTTAATATCCCAGTTTATTTATACGAACAGGCCGCTACAAAACCGGAGAGAAAGAATTTAGCTGACGTGCGCCGAGGCCAATTCGAAGGGTTATCACGTCGTATGGTCAATGACCCGCCTGACTTTGGTCCAGCACATCCGCATCCTACGGCTGGCGCGAGTGCCATCGGAGCGAGACTTCCGCTCATTGCTTTTAACGTGTTTTTAACGACCACCAATATGTCAGTGGCTAAGCATGTGGCCCGAGCTGTGCGCGGTTCGAGTGGGGGATTGGTCGGGATTAAAGCCCTGGCGATGAATACGGTCAGCCATGGACAAGTGCAGGTGTCATTAAATTTAGTGGATTATCCCAAAACCCCTTTGCCTAGAGTCTTAGAGATGATTCGGCAAGAAGCTATGCGCTATGGCGTCAGCATATCCCATACTGAGCTGGTTGGATTTATGCCTGCACAAGCCGTACTCGATACGGTACGGTATTATTTACAACAACCCGAGTTACGCTTTGACCAGATATTAGAATGGGCCATCATGAAGGATTCTTCGCTCAAATAG
- the acpS gene encoding holo-ACP synthase: MIYGIGVDATEIARIAKALRNPRFLPRLFTEEEAQSIGNGPESIRRWAARFAAKEALIKACGGIRQSRWTDIEIIRQVHQEPMVRVRGPLGQWIEQNHLKIWLSFTHEQHYAIAMVVLEKGSA; encoded by the coding sequence ATGATCTATGGCATTGGGGTAGACGCCACGGAAATCGCTCGCATTGCTAAGGCGTTAAGGAATCCCCGTTTTCTTCCTCGTTTATTTACCGAAGAAGAAGCCCAGAGCATAGGAAATGGTCCTGAAAGTATCCGGCGCTGGGCTGCACGGTTCGCCGCTAAAGAAGCTTTAATCAAAGCGTGTGGGGGAATCCGTCAAAGCCGTTGGACCGATATCGAAATCATTCGGCAAGTGCATCAAGAGCCTATGGTTCGGGTCCGAGGACCCTTGGGACAATGGATTGAGCAAAATCACTTGAAAATTTGGTTATCATTTACCCATGAGCAGCATTATGCGATTGCCATGGTTGTGTTAGAAAAAGGGAGTGCGTGA
- a CDS encoding NAD(P)H-hydrate dehydratase translates to MESHAVWTVEESRAHDNRAQEMGVNLLALMETAGARAAYYLLPELKGHGLIIAGKGHNGGDALVMARHLARYGDVQLLLPFGVPKFPGAEELLKALQNYGAKIVRPDQMERALSQARWVVDGLFGTGFHGNVEDRLITELWRRLSQTENRVYALDILSGIDANTGSYGLDPVYAYKTLSFGAAKWGHFSFPGSRFSGQLVILDIGLPDLGPPSGQWLDPLWAKMHMPPRDFYAHKYRRGRVAVIGGSPSMPGAPVLAGLAALKTGAGLVELFVPRSIVHRVQAPTPLLVRGVGEGGNMVLTGEDVEALKRADVVIIGPGLGTGVSPALLETVMTLGKPLVIDADALSLLKEIATGPLPEGTVLTPHSGEMARLLGTTAQAVDAFRYQSVKQAVDRYQACVVLKGPYSLISRGPTFVNTANTPALATAGSGDVLSGIIAALLAGRYPKDVTEMTALATYLHGWAGIHAEREHGLSVIATDIIAALGQAWDSIVREEQPPMLPERF, encoded by the coding sequence ATGGAAAGCCACGCCGTGTGGACGGTAGAAGAATCCCGCGCGCATGACAACAGGGCCCAAGAAATGGGCGTCAACCTCTTGGCCTTGATGGAAACGGCAGGAGCGCGGGCTGCATATTATTTGTTGCCAGAGCTCAAGGGACATGGACTCATTATTGCTGGCAAAGGCCATAACGGCGGAGATGCGCTGGTGATGGCACGGCATTTGGCGCGTTATGGAGATGTTCAGCTGCTGTTGCCATTTGGTGTACCCAAATTTCCCGGAGCCGAGGAATTGCTCAAGGCCCTTCAAAATTATGGGGCTAAAATTGTGAGGCCCGATCAGATGGAGAGGGCTTTGAGCCAAGCCAGATGGGTTGTTGATGGCTTATTTGGCACCGGTTTTCACGGGAACGTGGAAGACCGATTGATTACCGAGTTATGGAGAAGGCTGAGTCAGACTGAGAATAGAGTGTATGCTCTCGATATCTTGTCAGGAATTGATGCGAATACCGGAAGTTATGGTCTTGATCCCGTTTATGCCTACAAAACCCTGAGCTTTGGGGCGGCGAAATGGGGACATTTTAGTTTTCCGGGATCCCGTTTTAGTGGACAACTGGTCATCTTAGACATAGGACTCCCTGATTTAGGTCCACCATCTGGGCAATGGCTGGATCCATTATGGGCTAAAATGCATATGCCTCCTCGGGACTTTTATGCCCACAAGTACCGGCGCGGACGCGTAGCGGTGATAGGCGGTTCGCCGTCCATGCCCGGTGCTCCGGTTCTTGCGGGATTGGCAGCTCTCAAAACGGGAGCGGGTCTGGTCGAGCTGTTTGTGCCCCGTAGCATTGTCCACCGTGTTCAGGCACCTACGCCATTATTGGTGCGTGGTGTCGGTGAGGGCGGCAATATGGTTTTAACGGGAGAAGACGTTGAAGCGTTGAAAAGGGCCGATGTTGTCATCATTGGGCCAGGGTTAGGAACAGGAGTAAGCCCGGCATTACTCGAAACGGTTATGACCTTAGGCAAGCCGTTGGTCATTGATGCTGATGCCCTGAGCTTATTAAAAGAGATTGCCACGGGACCATTACCAGAGGGAACAGTTCTAACGCCTCATAGCGGAGAAATGGCCCGATTATTGGGAACAACGGCACAAGCTGTGGATGCTTTTCGCTATCAGAGTGTCAAACAGGCCGTAGACCGTTACCAGGCATGTGTTGTTCTTAAAGGGCCCTATTCGCTAATCAGCCGCGGGCCAACTTTTGTTAACACCGCGAATACACCCGCTTTGGCGACAGCCGGATCAGGGGACGTTTTAAGTGGTATTATTGCCGCGCTGTTAGCGGGGAGATATCCCAAAGATGTTACGGAAATGACCGCGCTGGCCACCTATTTGCATGGATGGGCAGGGATTCATGCGGAGCGTGAGCATGGCCTCAGTGTGATAGCGACGGATATTATTGCCGCACTTGGCCAAGCTTGGGATAGCATTGTGCGCGAGGAACAACCTCCAATGTTGCCAGAACGTTTTTGA